Proteins encoded within one genomic window of Hevea brasiliensis isolate MT/VB/25A 57/8 chromosome 8, ASM3005281v1, whole genome shotgun sequence:
- the LOC110645379 gene encoding flavonol sulfotransferase-like, with product MEPTSIFKKGDAPDSGTDKSLRNLTKYKEIISTLTQKRSWLPSQPLHEYQGFWCYPTFLEGIMSAQEHFIAQPTDIFTCTHPKCGTTWLKSLCFAVLTRRNFSDSSSNPLLTESPHEIVPWIDFLASSGQTRDPELPLLATHIPYTSLPESIVESNCKIIYTCRDPKDVFISLWQFAGIVSGSRAEDFPLEEAYQQFCEGVHPYGPYWDHILGYWKAHLQFPDGVLFIKYEDLKNDTFSYVKRMAEFMGCPFSMEEESQGLVQKIVDLCSFESLSNLEVNKSKKRSSATGPFKLQYDAFFRKGKIGDWENYLTVDMAAQLDQITEQKLSGTGLSFPTSYNSPVS from the coding sequence ATGGAGCCAACTTCGATTTTCAAGAAGGGTGATGCTCCTGATTCAGGAACCGACAAGTCTCTAAGAAACCTTACAAAATATAAAGAGATCATCTCAACCCTTACTCAAAAACGTAGCTGGCTTCCATCTCAACCACTCCACGAATACCAAGGATTTTGGTGCTATCCAACTTTCCTGGAAGGCATCATGTCAGCACAAGAACACTTCATAGCTCAACCTACAGATATTTTCACTTGCACCCATCCAAAATGTGGCACCACTTGGCTTAAATCCCTGTGTTTTGCCGTTTTGACAAGAAGAAATTTCAGTGATTCCTCCTCAAACCCTTTACTCACCGAGTCGCCACATGAAATTGTACCCTGGATTGACTTTTTAGCTTCCAGTGGCCAAACTAGAGACCCCGAACTTCCACTTTTGGCCACACACATTCCCTACACGTCCTTGCCCGAGTCCATTGTAGAGTCCAACTGTAAAATTATTTACACCTGCAGGGATCCCAAGGATGTGTTTATTTCGCTGTGGCAATTTGCTGGCATTGTGAGCGGTTCAAGAGCAGAAGACTTTCCACTGGAGGAGGCATACCAGCAATTTTGTGAAGGAGTCCATCCTTACGGTCCTTATTGGGATCATATTCTAGGGTATTGGAAAGCACACCTTCAATTTCCAGATGGAGTGCTCTTTATCAAATATGAAGATCTAAAGAATGACACCTTCTCCTATGTGAAGAGAATGGCAGAGTTCATGGGATGCCCTTTCTCCATGGAAGAAGAGAGTCAAGGATTGGTGCAAAAAATTGTCGACTTGTGCAGCTTTGAGAGTCTGAGCAATTTGGAGGTGAATAAGAGTAAAAAGCGGAGCTCTGCAACAGGACCTTTCAAGCTTCAATACGATGCATTTTTTAGGAAAGGTAAGATTGGGGATTGGGAGAACTATTTGACAGTTGACATGGCAGCTCAACTTGACCAAATAACCGAGCAGAAGCTCAGTGGAACTGGCTTGTCTTTCCCAACTTCATATAACAGCCCTGTGTCATAA